The following are encoded in a window of Paraburkholderia sp. HP33-1 genomic DNA:
- a CDS encoding hemin uptake protein HemP: MTDMTRSSTLSLRRPAAALISRPKASTTAAPAAKPAAERASGPGETSERVVRSDALLQGQSHISIVHNGETYQLRATRLGKLILTK, encoded by the coding sequence ATGACCGATATGACTCGCTCCTCCACACTCAGCCTGCGCCGCCCGGCGGCCGCGCTGATCAGCCGCCCGAAAGCTTCGACGACGGCTGCGCCCGCTGCGAAACCGGCCGCGGAGCGCGCCAGCGGTCCGGGCGAGACGTCGGAACGGGTCGTGCGCAGCGATGCACTGCTGCAAGGCCAGAGTCACATCAGCATCGTGCACAACGGCGAGACGTACCAGTTGCGTGCGACGCGCCTCGGCAAGCTGATCCTGACGAAGTAG